In a single window of the Marinobacter sp. NP-4(2019) genome:
- a CDS encoding DUF1525 domain-containing protein, protein MRTTTVALSLLVSLITGNAQALEPIHSLRIFQTQETFVLDDVSLPPGLPVEVYELDASQRATEELNRQVRSRLQEDLNLQTYEDAHRRAFSDLLNSPDWGGVYQQIEVGSRAIEAAVRLQIKKIPAVVFNDQKVVYGQRSLKAALEVYNKEGRR, encoded by the coding sequence GTGAGGACGACGACTGTTGCCCTTTCCCTTCTGGTCAGCCTGATCACGGGAAATGCCCAGGCGTTGGAGCCCATCCACAGCCTTCGGATATTTCAGACCCAGGAAACGTTTGTGCTGGATGACGTTTCATTGCCTCCCGGGCTACCGGTCGAGGTTTATGAGCTGGATGCGAGCCAACGAGCGACAGAGGAGCTTAACCGGCAGGTTCGATCCCGCTTGCAAGAGGATCTCAATCTCCAGACCTACGAAGATGCCCACCGGCGCGCCTTCAGCGACTTGTTGAACAGTCCTGATTGGGGGGGCGTCTATCAGCAAATTGAAGTGGGTAGCCGGGCGATCGAAGCCGCAGTTAGGTTACAGATCAAAAAAATACCTGCAGTGGTGTTTAACGACCAAAAAGTTGTCTACGGCCAGCGCTCGCTCAAGGCCGCTCTGGAGGTTTACAACAAGGAGGGTAGGCGGTGA
- a CDS encoding TIGR03756 family integrating conjugative element protein: MNPCLKLLASVWLLLASGWAVGYPSDWTNYNPSSTDAVRDTTIGSTQQLLEQRGTVECIACHGETNDQYSGVINTIDITQQTMAAAMSCMDWELRGACVWMSCVVPPICTFTTSIKVKNFVPDLVVQSYDRANGEPWTESQDINQVSQGTSDSSWVTTMISWVENYNVTEVRGGQSNEAVKNDHVNLDFKLVDAYGNPALVAYNAMATGLFGMVCSGRSFPFFPYYISNLDSIAWRWNLPELFYPQSWAVGVPAYNLGTMTNNYGSIFPRMGFLTQADGLKSAVLTSFRAMHFITRTFEPHLYFSIGQPSEDGYWPAGPLDQNDKDTGVFQMLYPDNESSCAQFPMSAMPGPSKRSSDGSYVWNFWKAYKCCQRVGQTLVWHSG, translated from the coding sequence GTGAACCCGTGTCTGAAATTACTCGCTTCAGTCTGGTTGTTGCTGGCATCCGGATGGGCCGTTGGATACCCGTCAGATTGGACCAACTATAACCCGTCCTCCACGGACGCTGTTCGGGACACTACGATTGGCAGCACTCAACAGCTGCTTGAACAGCGCGGCACGGTTGAGTGCATCGCTTGCCACGGCGAAACCAACGACCAGTATAGCGGGGTCATCAATACGATCGATATTACGCAGCAGACAATGGCCGCGGCCATGTCCTGTATGGACTGGGAGTTACGGGGCGCCTGTGTTTGGATGAGCTGTGTGGTTCCGCCGATCTGTACTTTTACCACCAGCATCAAGGTCAAAAACTTTGTCCCCGATCTAGTGGTTCAGAGTTATGACAGGGCAAATGGTGAGCCCTGGACAGAAAGCCAGGACATCAATCAAGTCAGCCAGGGAACGTCGGATAGCAGCTGGGTGACGACGATGATTTCCTGGGTCGAGAATTACAATGTCACTGAGGTCCGAGGCGGACAATCGAACGAAGCGGTCAAAAATGACCACGTTAACCTGGACTTTAAACTCGTCGACGCCTACGGAAACCCCGCGTTGGTTGCCTACAATGCGATGGCGACCGGCCTGTTTGGTATGGTCTGCTCCGGCCGGTCGTTTCCCTTTTTTCCGTATTACATTTCAAACCTGGACTCCATTGCCTGGCGCTGGAATCTGCCAGAACTCTTCTACCCGCAGTCCTGGGCTGTTGGCGTGCCTGCCTACAATCTCGGCACGATGACGAATAACTACGGCTCGATCTTCCCGAGAATGGGGTTTCTGACACAGGCCGATGGGTTGAAAAGTGCGGTTCTGACGTCCTTCCGGGCGATGCATTTCATCACGCGTACGTTTGAACCTCACCTGTATTTCTCAATTGGCCAGCCCAGTGAAGATGGCTACTGGCCCGCCGGCCCCTTGGATCAAAACGACAAGGACACGGGTGTGTTTCAGATGCTTTATCCGGACAACGAGAGTTCCTGCGCCCAGTTCCCCATGTCCGCGATGCCGGGTCCTAGTAAGCGCAGCTCGGATGGTTCTTACGTTTGGAATTTCTGGAAAGCCTACAAGTGCTGCCAGCGGGTTGGACAGACCCTCGTTTGGCACAGTGGTTGA
- a CDS encoding integrating conjugative element protein, producing the protein MKNPKERLVCFALAVSLVAPAFALDTSSPRLKNAFDYRIGGGMLSGPPTAVHTVPVLSFGSGWDLGMECGKFDPKITVSNQLNGITDGFKNMMNNIIQSATGAVASLPALAIQRADPALYDLLQQGILQGKMDFEWAETSCQEMASVMMGDQGFPFEKFKVNAQVSEWAYQIGAKGGDAKATKDEVDRLEAGNEGAEWICGVKKGGVAMPPINALRDVVIVGYNVLFDQSNPCTTASIPPAAGQGTPLWEYWSGPVAAATWAMEVVGDTEIRTCETCKKLETTPGKGLTYKHRDMSDSIYNDLEDLVNGVTPMTWQNLNRVSAPPGVLVDDTVIAAIRKRPLDSQPTMIRKLAGEIAYTRLVEQGRLLTQMLRSGVKEPNVSNLQSAKAVVNDAIDHLQVELDQLDNEIKTRQAIAKLTIQRIVGAEEREIQNTRAPSRAKPTGLNSLGQP; encoded by the coding sequence ATGAAAAACCCAAAAGAACGTTTGGTTTGCTTTGCGCTGGCAGTGTCACTGGTGGCACCAGCGTTTGCGCTGGATACCAGCTCACCGCGATTGAAAAATGCGTTTGATTACCGAATCGGAGGCGGAATGCTGTCCGGGCCCCCAACGGCCGTTCATACCGTTCCGGTGCTCAGTTTCGGCTCAGGCTGGGATCTCGGTATGGAGTGCGGAAAGTTTGATCCGAAGATTACGGTGTCAAATCAGTTAAACGGCATCACCGATGGCTTCAAGAACATGATGAACAACATCATCCAGTCGGCCACCGGAGCGGTAGCATCCTTACCCGCGCTGGCAATCCAGCGGGCGGACCCAGCGCTCTATGACCTTCTTCAGCAGGGTATTCTGCAGGGAAAAATGGACTTTGAGTGGGCCGAGACCTCCTGTCAGGAAATGGCGTCGGTCATGATGGGCGATCAGGGCTTTCCGTTTGAGAAATTCAAAGTGAATGCCCAGGTTTCCGAGTGGGCTTACCAAATTGGGGCTAAAGGTGGTGATGCTAAAGCCACCAAGGATGAAGTTGATAGGCTGGAAGCGGGTAACGAAGGGGCGGAGTGGATCTGCGGCGTCAAGAAAGGGGGCGTAGCAATGCCGCCCATCAATGCGCTGCGAGATGTCGTGATTGTCGGGTACAACGTGCTGTTCGATCAGAGTAACCCCTGCACCACGGCCAGTATTCCTCCGGCTGCCGGTCAGGGGACACCGCTCTGGGAGTACTGGAGTGGTCCGGTCGCCGCCGCCACATGGGCCATGGAAGTGGTGGGTGACACCGAAATCCGAACGTGTGAGACCTGTAAAAAACTGGAAACCACGCCGGGTAAAGGCCTGACCTACAAGCACCGGGATATGTCGGACAGTATCTACAACGACTTGGAAGACCTCGTGAACGGAGTGACGCCAATGACCTGGCAGAACCTGAACAGAGTGTCTGCACCACCGGGGGTGTTGGTTGACGACACGGTGATTGCGGCGATCCGAAAGCGACCGCTGGATAGCCAGCCAACCATGATTCGGAAGTTAGCCGGTGAAATTGCTTACACCCGCCTGGTCGAGCAGGGCAGGTTACTGACACAAATGCTTCGTTCGGGTGTTAAAGAGCCCAATGTGTCCAATCTGCAGTCGGCCAAAGCTGTGGTCAATGATGCAATTGATCATCTGCAGGTTGAACTCGACCAACTCGATAATGAAATCAAAACCCGTCAGGCCATTGCGAAACTGACCATTCAACGCATCGTTGGTGCTGAAGAGCGTGAAATCCAGAATACTCGGGCACCTTCGAGGGCAAAACCAACCGGCCTGAATTCGCTGGGGCAGCCTTGA
- a CDS encoding conjugal transfer protein TraG N-terminal domain-containing protein has product MVANTLLEIYTLMFGWNMYEAIWDVLVGSGLALVPFIVAIISNFKDNYSTGEAAQTIRSMETTLLGMILVLMLCVLPYKGFSTQLSTVRYELGVPDCNAPSNISGTGNNVSPAYNSTFSDLSGWQVHKPVAWSFVEFLSTAITHTTIKSMTCVNNYEYMLMRISNVSIQSERLREEVQQFNEVCYQKAIARFRENPPTPELPANVTPWANIDWMGSHILLGYLDEYYEHPSAYMHRMEDKGFTRQTVMRQSDQVNEFGANPSCKEVWLGEESLGGGVNASLGLRHKLLNDIPMDEAGDILGDWKTWGFNVFTTTNVTEELKEDMILKLVLQNNAANLKSSTDVDMSNNFEAEQSQWRSVLDKLFDIANVGTSANEFLQANSIRQMFKIAGPMILVMLQMVIILAAPFVMLFGNYGLVSFFGLALTYFSLEFINAIWAAAYWFDNRILDMYGSQAGWFDEATNSLLISTVATSSILLLPMVWLSVMAYAGAGMLRGISGGGVAGGTAAGATGFSRGVGGAAAGGMAAARGAGRVASKMGGRSGRP; this is encoded by the coding sequence ATGGTTGCCAATACGCTGCTGGAAATTTACACCCTGATGTTCGGGTGGAACATGTATGAGGCGATCTGGGACGTGCTGGTCGGTTCCGGACTGGCGTTGGTCCCGTTCATCGTCGCCATCATCTCTAACTTCAAGGATAACTACTCGACGGGCGAAGCCGCTCAAACCATCAGAAGCATGGAAACCACATTGCTGGGAATGATCCTGGTTCTGATGTTGTGCGTGCTTCCTTATAAAGGTTTCTCAACACAGTTGTCGACGGTGCGCTATGAACTCGGCGTGCCGGACTGCAACGCCCCGTCCAATATCTCCGGGACGGGAAACAATGTATCTCCGGCCTACAACTCCACGTTCAGTGACCTTTCCGGCTGGCAGGTTCACAAGCCGGTGGCCTGGAGCTTTGTGGAGTTCCTTTCGACAGCGATCACGCACACCACCATCAAGAGCATGACGTGCGTGAATAACTACGAATACATGTTGATGCGGATTTCTAACGTCAGCATCCAGTCCGAACGGCTTCGGGAAGAAGTACAGCAATTCAACGAGGTGTGTTACCAGAAGGCCATAGCGCGTTTCCGGGAAAATCCACCGACGCCGGAGCTGCCGGCCAACGTGACACCCTGGGCGAACATTGACTGGATGGGAAGCCACATCCTGCTGGGCTACCTGGACGAATACTACGAACATCCCTCGGCTTACATGCACCGGATGGAGGATAAAGGCTTCACTCGACAAACTGTGATGCGCCAGAGCGATCAGGTCAATGAATTCGGTGCTAACCCCTCCTGTAAAGAAGTCTGGCTGGGTGAAGAAAGTCTTGGGGGCGGCGTCAATGCGAGCCTGGGGCTAAGACATAAACTTCTCAATGACATACCTATGGATGAAGCCGGCGATATTCTTGGTGACTGGAAAACGTGGGGCTTCAACGTCTTCACCACGACCAATGTGACCGAAGAGCTTAAAGAAGACATGATCCTGAAGCTGGTGCTGCAGAATAACGCTGCGAACCTGAAGTCCAGCACAGACGTCGATATGAGCAATAATTTCGAGGCTGAACAGTCACAGTGGCGTTCGGTTTTGGACAAGCTCTTCGATATCGCCAATGTTGGTACCTCTGCAAACGAGTTTCTGCAGGCAAACTCCATTCGCCAGATGTTCAAGATTGCGGGTCCGATGATCTTGGTGATGCTGCAGATGGTGATTATCCTGGCGGCCCCTTTTGTCATGCTGTTTGGTAACTACGGTCTTGTTTCATTTTTCGGGCTGGCCCTGACCTATTTCAGCCTTGAGTTCATCAATGCGATCTGGGCAGCTGCCTACTGGTTTGATAACCGAATCCTCGATATGTATGGCTCCCAGGCGGGATGGTTTGATGAAGCAACTAATTCGTTGCTGATTTCCACCGTTGCTACGTCATCGATCCTGCTACTACCGATGGTCTGGTTGTCCGTCATGGCCTACGCAGGGGCGGGTATGTTAAGAGGAATATCTGGTGGTGGCGTTGCTGGTGGCACAGCAGCAGGTGCAACGGGCTTCTCTCGCGGCGTCGGTGGAGCCGCAGCTGGAGGTATGGCTGCTGCACGGGGCGCGGGTAGGGTGGCAAGCAAAATGGGAGGCCGGAGCGGCCGACCATAA
- a CDS encoding EAL domain-containing protein codes for MAQPSCDGHSDQSFTRGLPNDQESGAIAKAIIQMGHSLGLDVLAEGIETKEQENHLRILGCDAGQGYLYAKPLSVKRCEEYLQVTDWV; via the coding sequence ATCGCCCAGCCCAGCTGTGATGGCCACAGTGACCAGTCATTCACCCGGGGCTTACCTAACGACCAGGAAAGTGGAGCAATTGCCAAAGCGATTATTCAGATGGGACATAGCCTAGGACTCGATGTACTGGCCGAGGGAATTGAGACCAAAGAGCAAGAAAACCATCTCCGAATCCTTGGCTGTGATGCGGGACAAGGCTATCTATATGCTAAGCCGCTCTCAGTCAAAAGGTGCGAGGAGTACCTACAAGTTACTGACTGGGTTTAA
- a CDS encoding NAD(P)/FAD-dependent oxidoreductase, whose protein sequence is MQKIVIIGAGIASLTAAEALRQNGFDGTITILGEENTLPYQRPPLSKAYLTSDELPSPTPIRSPNFFRDNKVEFEQGGKVIALERSAKQVVIQGGRKIKYDTLILATGARPRPIDLPGESAKNVFYLRNLDHSTALRNALLAPECEKVAILGAGVIGLEVASAANLQGKQVSVFEANSRAMCRVASPLTSNFVRNRMASAGVMFYFNASVNQILTEGDRVSGIRLSDGTTKPADVVVIGIGAIPNAELAQDANLDCDGGIIVDSGMRSSDPDIFAIGDCAKAVNVSTNTPIRIETIHNAMLQAQIAAAHICGKPSPPASPPRFWSDLNGMKVQCIGIATGYDRIQRRPTESDNACEFWLFSGDRMIAAETVNLPTRQAKLSKALSG, encoded by the coding sequence ATGCAAAAAATAGTTATCATTGGCGCTGGAATAGCCAGCCTGACCGCCGCAGAGGCTCTCCGCCAGAATGGATTCGACGGAACGATTACCATTTTGGGCGAGGAAAACACGCTGCCTTACCAGCGTCCCCCGTTGTCCAAAGCCTATTTGACCTCAGATGAGTTGCCCTCGCCAACTCCGATCCGTTCTCCTAATTTCTTTCGGGACAACAAAGTTGAATTTGAACAAGGCGGTAAAGTAATAGCGCTTGAACGATCGGCAAAGCAAGTAGTGATTCAAGGCGGCAGGAAAATTAAATACGACACGCTGATTTTGGCAACAGGAGCGAGGCCACGTCCTATTGATTTACCTGGTGAGAGCGCAAAAAATGTTTTCTATCTCAGGAATCTTGACCACTCCACCGCATTACGTAATGCCCTGTTAGCCCCGGAATGCGAGAAGGTGGCCATTCTCGGCGCGGGTGTTATCGGGCTTGAAGTCGCCTCCGCTGCCAATCTACAGGGAAAACAAGTCTCTGTGTTTGAGGCCAACAGCCGAGCGATGTGTCGAGTAGCGTCACCATTAACAAGTAATTTTGTCAGAAACCGCATGGCCTCCGCCGGCGTAATGTTCTACTTCAATGCTAGCGTCAACCAGATTCTCACTGAGGGAGACCGAGTTTCCGGTATCCGTTTGTCCGACGGCACTACCAAACCCGCAGACGTCGTTGTTATCGGTATAGGAGCCATCCCCAATGCCGAACTTGCGCAAGACGCAAACCTGGATTGCGACGGTGGTATTATAGTAGACAGCGGCATGCGTAGCTCCGACCCTGACATATTTGCGATCGGAGATTGCGCTAAAGCCGTCAACGTTTCCACCAATACACCCATCCGAATAGAAACTATTCACAATGCCATGCTTCAAGCACAAATTGCGGCGGCTCATATTTGTGGTAAACCGTCTCCGCCTGCCTCTCCTCCTCGTTTTTGGTCAGATCTCAACGGCATGAAAGTCCAGTGTATTGGAATCGCCACTGGATACGACCGAATTCAGCGGCGTCCCACAGAGAGTGACAATGCCTGTGAATTCTGGCTCTTTTCCGGAGACCGGATGATCGCAGCTGAAACGGTCAATCTTCCCACCCGGCAAGCCAAGCTATCTAAAGCTCTCTCCGGGTAA
- a CDS encoding helix-turn-helix transcriptional regulator: protein MTRHSLEDWCRRMSERMWARQCFITQGCLDRYCLSASATPESKVVLYRAPPGYGKSVQVALAANTRELELESAVYINTRSCPDSCDVNGSLFAALVLYQLEGVESWRTIKSDIDTIEVLRNALCNAKKTIRICLDGVGEAKHTADLIEDLICETPSNVKFFIAPSRVGALPRLSMMAGVVTYGADELVFTEEEVSELSGMGGPEASNIIKATGGWPALVRLMCRTPNPNLPAATWPETRSYFRDNLLTALPNSTRTFLCNAAMLEVISAECYGYVYKTEEADREITFLNEHYALLAPTGTSADRMDMHPVLREYLRSLFNTTQRERRSYVLKRVAFWHWRRGEYLHSINAALEASDHRWARVVSDSIILDVALRQGEIEVLRTWFGKVPARTIKKIAALSIGYAWILYFSQQARQAEEILVSSLHPSSRGVGDLDEEGWRELVNAIGKATQDKLLESQVLCQKWIDAFGDRNMVGKGAALTCQAFIASSGRHFEELERLSHRAAVAIQSSNQHYAFIWLKTAEIQGELFKGDIARARSVLLQANKTAEKIQVPKTFLNKMFGTLELQILHEQNHHLVTQESAQASFDFALNYGVTDILWGCTQAYSRFLYHQGFRDRAMALLEQSRLASCERELSRLNILTKVQLAEFTLLNNEELGPPILPDECELTFLPNQNQAIQARMALVTSMYRLRLGKQFGVAEKYAKQALQSASAISDARTRIAAHYCQALAAFALGSSKSAKRMILDANLLSEHLNCHFTRLWIKEALLSLSPLAQDLFNDLPDDSEAKATKDPDVRIEDSSVPPVPGNAHSTITIKQISLLKCVSNGMTNREIAERLLVTEDTVKWHMKKIFSELKVTNRVQAVTEARLRGLL, encoded by the coding sequence ATGACCCGCCATAGCTTGGAAGACTGGTGTCGGAGGATGTCTGAAAGGATGTGGGCTCGTCAGTGTTTCATTACTCAAGGGTGTTTAGACCGCTATTGCCTGAGCGCTTCTGCTACGCCTGAATCAAAGGTAGTTCTGTATCGGGCCCCGCCAGGCTATGGAAAATCTGTACAAGTGGCCTTGGCAGCAAACACTCGCGAACTGGAACTTGAGAGCGCCGTTTATATCAATACCCGGTCGTGCCCTGACTCATGTGACGTTAATGGCAGTTTGTTTGCAGCGTTAGTTTTATATCAACTCGAAGGAGTTGAATCCTGGCGCACGATAAAAAGTGACATCGACACCATCGAAGTTCTTCGAAACGCACTGTGTAATGCAAAAAAGACGATAAGAATTTGCCTTGATGGGGTTGGCGAGGCTAAACATACCGCGGATTTGATTGAGGATTTAATCTGTGAAACACCGAGCAATGTGAAATTTTTCATTGCACCGAGTCGCGTCGGGGCGTTGCCACGTTTGTCTATGATGGCGGGTGTTGTAACGTATGGTGCTGATGAACTTGTATTTACAGAAGAGGAGGTTAGTGAATTATCGGGTATGGGTGGCCCCGAAGCCAGCAACATCATAAAAGCGACCGGTGGATGGCCAGCACTTGTCAGGCTTATGTGCCGAACCCCAAACCCAAATCTCCCCGCAGCGACTTGGCCGGAAACTCGCTCGTATTTCAGGGACAACCTCTTAACTGCGTTACCCAATAGTACGAGGACCTTTCTTTGCAATGCAGCGATGCTCGAAGTAATCAGCGCTGAATGCTATGGCTATGTCTATAAGACAGAAGAGGCCGACCGGGAAATTACGTTTCTTAACGAACATTATGCTCTTTTAGCTCCCACCGGGACTTCTGCTGATCGTATGGATATGCACCCTGTGCTGCGAGAGTATTTGCGTAGTTTATTTAACACCACCCAACGAGAACGTCGCTCGTATGTACTGAAACGGGTCGCGTTCTGGCATTGGCGTAGGGGAGAGTACCTCCATTCAATCAATGCAGCTCTGGAAGCCAGTGACCATCGATGGGCTCGCGTCGTAAGTGACAGCATTATCCTGGACGTGGCACTCAGACAGGGTGAAATCGAAGTACTTCGTACCTGGTTTGGAAAAGTACCGGCTCGTACGATAAAAAAAATCGCTGCCTTGAGCATAGGTTACGCGTGGATTTTGTATTTCAGCCAACAAGCTCGTCAAGCAGAGGAAATACTGGTTAGTTCGCTTCATCCGAGCTCCAGGGGGGTGGGCGATCTTGATGAGGAAGGATGGCGGGAATTGGTTAATGCGATAGGCAAAGCTACACAGGATAAATTACTGGAGAGTCAGGTTCTCTGTCAAAAATGGATAGACGCCTTTGGCGACCGTAACATGGTTGGCAAAGGCGCAGCACTTACTTGCCAGGCATTCATTGCCTCCAGTGGACGCCATTTTGAAGAGTTGGAGCGATTGTCCCATCGAGCGGCTGTGGCCATCCAGTCATCCAATCAACATTACGCTTTTATTTGGCTTAAAACTGCAGAAATTCAGGGTGAACTGTTCAAGGGGGACATCGCCCGAGCAAGGAGTGTGTTGCTTCAAGCGAATAAAACAGCAGAAAAGATTCAGGTGCCAAAAACTTTTTTAAATAAAATGTTTGGCACCCTTGAGTTACAAATCCTGCACGAACAGAACCATCACCTGGTTACCCAGGAATCTGCACAGGCTTCGTTCGATTTCGCTTTGAACTATGGCGTTACAGATATTCTGTGGGGGTGTACACAGGCCTACAGCCGTTTTCTGTACCACCAAGGGTTCCGAGATAGAGCCATGGCCTTGTTGGAACAATCCCGCTTAGCCTCCTGCGAGCGAGAGCTCTCTCGTCTAAATATCCTGACTAAAGTTCAGTTAGCTGAGTTTACTCTCCTGAACAACGAGGAATTGGGTCCACCTATACTCCCCGATGAATGTGAGCTGACGTTCCTGCCAAATCAAAACCAGGCCATTCAAGCACGTATGGCCCTGGTAACCTCAATGTATAGACTACGGCTTGGGAAACAGTTTGGTGTCGCCGAAAAATATGCCAAACAAGCACTACAAAGCGCCAGCGCAATTTCAGACGCTAGAACCAGGATCGCCGCCCACTATTGTCAGGCCCTGGCAGCGTTTGCCCTCGGTTCATCAAAATCGGCGAAGCGCATGATTCTTGATGCAAACCTACTTTCGGAACATTTGAACTGTCACTTCACACGGCTCTGGATCAAAGAAGCGCTACTTTCTCTTAGCCCCCTTGCTCAGGATCTTTTTAACGATCTGCCAGACGACTCTGAAGCTAAAGCTACGAAGGATCCCGATGTCAGAATAGAAGACTCCAGCGTGCCACCTGTGCCCGGCAATGCCCACTCAACCATCACGATAAAGCAGATTTCTCTGTTGAAATGCGTAAGCAACGGAATGACCAACAGAGAAATCGCTGAACGGCTTCTTGTGACGGAGGATACCGTCAAATGGCATATGAAGAAGATTTTCAGCGAACTTAAAGTAACCAACCGGGTTCAGGCAGTCACTGAAGCTCGACTGCGCGGACTTTTATAG
- a CDS encoding alkane 1-monooxygenase translates to MSENVLTTESLQRDPDAEGYVDRKRHLWVLSVLWPATPLIGLYLVSQTGWSIWYGLVLILWYGAVPLIDAMFGEDFSNPPESAVPRLEQDRYYRVLTYLTVPIHYAALIVSAWWVSTQPMNVFEFLALALSLGIVNGLALNTGHELGHKKETFDRWMAKLVLAVVGYGHFFIEHNKGHHRDVATPMDPATSRMGESIYSFSLREIPGAFKRAWDLEEQRLSRCGKSVWSLENEVLQPMILTAVLYAGLLAFFGPLMLIFLPIQMAFGWWQLTSANYIEHYGLLREKMSDGRYERQQPHHSWNSNHIMSNLILFHLQRHSDHHAHPTRSYQSLRDFKDLPSLPSGYPGMFLAAMFPSWFRSIMDHRVLDWAKGDLDKIQIQPGKREFYERKFGGTDSESVDTAAAK, encoded by the coding sequence ATGTCAGAAAATGTCTTAACAACAGAGTCTCTTCAGAGAGACCCTGATGCCGAAGGTTATGTGGACAGAAAACGCCACCTGTGGGTCCTTTCTGTGCTGTGGCCAGCGACGCCTCTTATTGGCCTTTATTTGGTATCCCAAACTGGATGGAGCATTTGGTACGGATTGGTGTTGATCCTTTGGTATGGCGCAGTTCCCTTGATTGATGCCATGTTTGGAGAGGATTTTTCCAACCCCCCCGAGTCGGCCGTGCCTCGGCTTGAACAGGATCGTTACTACCGGGTACTGACCTACTTAACTGTTCCTATTCATTATGCGGCCTTGATTGTCAGTGCCTGGTGGGTATCCACGCAACCAATGAATGTTTTCGAGTTTCTGGCATTGGCCCTTTCCCTGGGAATCGTGAATGGTCTGGCTCTGAACACAGGCCACGAACTTGGCCATAAAAAAGAAACGTTTGACCGTTGGATGGCGAAGCTTGTCCTCGCCGTGGTCGGATATGGTCATTTCTTCATTGAGCACAATAAGGGGCATCACCGTGATGTGGCTACGCCGATGGACCCGGCGACATCCCGCATGGGTGAGTCCATTTACTCATTCTCACTGCGTGAAATTCCCGGTGCTTTCAAGCGGGCATGGGATTTAGAGGAACAGCGCCTCAGTCGTTGTGGAAAAAGTGTCTGGAGCCTGGAGAACGAAGTTCTTCAGCCTATGATTTTGACCGCTGTGCTTTATGCGGGATTGCTGGCGTTTTTTGGTCCCTTAATGCTGATCTTTTTGCCCATTCAAATGGCCTTTGGCTGGTGGCAGCTGACCAGCGCCAACTACATTGAGCATTACGGATTGCTGCGCGAGAAGATGTCGGATGGACGTTATGAGCGTCAACAACCGCACCACTCATGGAACTCAAACCATATTATGTCGAACCTGATTCTGTTTCATTTGCAACGACATTCCGACCATCACGCCCATCCTACAAGGTCCTATCAATCGCTTCGCGACTTCAAAGACCTGCCTTCCTTACCATCGGGATATCCCGGGATGTTCCTGGCCGCAATGTTTCCCTCATGGTTTCGTTCGATAATGGACCACCGGGTGCTGGATTGGGCTAAAGGAGATCTCGATAAGATTCAGATTCAACCCGGCAAGCGTGAATTCTATGAGCGTAAATTTGGTGGGACTGATTCTGAATCAGTCGATACCGCCGCGGCTAAATGA
- a CDS encoding rubredoxin, which produces MAKYQCPDCGYVYDEVVGDPHEGFPAGTTWEKIPEDWSCPDCAVRDKVDFVALQEANPELSVSATNTAVRPASQAKTEGASQKATGASTPSAKNKTKPKAKPKPNSSKSPKDSTQKDTYRKWVCITCGHIYDEALGDEAEGFPAGTRFEDIPDDWCCPDCGATKEDYVLYED; this is translated from the coding sequence ATGGCTAAGTATCAATGCCCTGATTGTGGTTATGTATACGACGAAGTGGTTGGTGATCCGCACGAAGGCTTTCCTGCAGGAACGACATGGGAAAAAATTCCTGAAGACTGGTCCTGTCCAGACTGTGCCGTCAGGGATAAGGTTGACTTCGTTGCGCTTCAAGAAGCGAACCCGGAACTTTCGGTGTCCGCAACCAATACAGCGGTCCGCCCTGCCAGCCAAGCTAAGACCGAGGGAGCATCGCAGAAAGCAACGGGCGCATCTACTCCTTCAGCTAAAAATAAAACAAAGCCCAAAGCGAAACCCAAGCCTAACTCTTCAAAATCGCCGAAAGACTCGACTCAAAAAGATACCTATCGGAAGTGGGTCTGCATCACTTGCGGCCATATCTACGATGAAGCTCTCGGAGATGAAGCCGAAGGCTTCCCTGCCGGCACTCGTTTTGAAGATATTCCAGACGATTGGTGCTGTCCGGACTGTGGTGCCACAAAAGAGGACTATGTCCTCTATGAAGACTAG